The Pogoniulus pusillus isolate bPogPus1 chromosome 6, bPogPus1.pri, whole genome shotgun sequence genomic interval ATGTGGATTCAGAGCAACAGGATGCGTGTCTGGTGACTGCTCATGACAAATGTGTGTGATGAGAGGGGCTTCAGGGAGAGGCTGCAAATCACAGGGATGTGCCCTGGTTCTCCTCTCTTCTGATCGGGCTGCGAGTCCAGGGCTTCTCtgactgcagggacagggacagggacagagaCAGGAAAGGGCATGCCATGGGCTGCAGAACTCTGCCAGCGTGCCCAAGATGccatggcagagcccagcagcactgggctggggctggcctgCTTGTGTCTTCAGTGCTAGCAGGGTCACAAGGAAGGGGTCTGTGTCCCCCAGATGGGGACAGGGTGGCACACCCTGGCTGTGGGCATCAATTAATGCTTTGTTAGCAGTGttgtgtgggttgttttttgggggatGGAGGCAGGCAGGTGGCATGCTCAGTCCACAGGATGGCATGGCATGCACTGGGGTGCCTGGATAGGTGGTGTAGGTTAGAGAGTATTGTAAAACCATAGAGAGGAAAGCTCCTCCAAGGGGCTAGAGAGTACCAGAGGTACATAATTTGTTATCCCATTCCTTATCCTGTATTTTCCCTATACAAGAAGCCAACCTTCCAGTCAGggctctcttctcccttgcttcTTGCTTTGTGCTCTTAACTTTCTTAGGGCTTTCTGTGTGGAATGTAGGCCCTAGTTGTCGGGAGAGATGATTTCTTGCTGCAGAACATGTCCTGTCTTGGGTCTGTCCTGGGGAGGACAGGGGCTTTGCTGAGTTGTATAtatccttttcctcctgttgtATTTTGTATTTTCATCTGGTTTTGTAAGTATTACTTCTACTTAACTTCCAATTCTGTGTGAGCATTGTTATTTTACCCCTCTTGGGGGTAAATTCTCCATTCTGTCTGCAGTAGGCTgatcaaaccagcacagtacgGGGACAGTAGCACCAGTCCTCAGTGTAGTGAAGGTGGGCACTGCCATCTAGGGGGCACATACCCACATAAGCCCTTTGTGAGGGAGCCCAGGGATTTTTGGGGTACTTGCAGGAGTCTTCTGGCCCAAGGGACTGGGCactgggctgctcctgctgtgtaATACCCACCAGAAAGTGAGGTGTGGAGAGGGCAGGAATGGCTGTCCCATAGGCACCCTTCTTCTGTGTCCAGGCAATGTCTTTCCCATGCTTGTGTTTCAGGGCTGGTGGTGCTAGGCTCCAATGGGGAGTACCCCTACCTGGCACCTCTTGAGCGGCTGGACGTGGTGAGATGTGTGCGCCAGGCTCTTCCCAAGGAccgcctgctgctggctggctcaGGCTGCGAATGTGAGTGCCCACATGGGCAGTGCAGGGGCCATGTGTGTCCCCTGGGTCATTTCTTACTGCtttgcctcctccccagccaccCAGGCTACTATAAAGCTGACTGTCAgcatggcagaggcaggggccgATGTGGCGCTGGTTGTGACACCCTGCTACTACCGAGGGGCTATGACCAGCACTGCCTTGGTCCAGCACTACACAGAGGTGAGCTGTACCCAATGCCTGCTGGTAACTCCAGCCAGGAGACTAGGATGAGGAATGCATCTCTCACAGATCTAACCCACCCCAGTTTCTGAGCTTTCCCTGAATTCCTGCAGGTCGCTGATGCATCTCCCATCCCCGTGGTGCTCTACAGCGTCCCTGCCAACACAGGCCTGGACCTGCCCCTGGAGGCTGTCTTCATCCTAGCTCAGCACCCCAACATCATGGGGATCAAAGACAGCGGTGGAGATGTGAGTGGACCAAGGTTTTGCCAGGGCTGGCTTCCACTAAACATGGCCCCAAGTTGGGAATGTGAAGCTGAAACTTAAAGCCCTTTCTCTGCCCCTGGGGATGCCATATGAGTCCCATGgtgggggggggacacaggGTGATGCCCGTCCCAGGGCACAGCCTGTCTCTCCCCAGATTAGCCGTATGGGACTGATGGTCCACAAGACACAGCAGGAGGATTTCCAGGTGCTGGCAGGATCAGCCAGCTTTCTGCTGGCAAGCTACGCCCTAGGTAGGTGTTGCTGCCCCTGCTCAGCTGGGGCCATGGGCTCCTGCCTTGGGAGACACTTGGCTGGGACTGGCAGCTGGGTGGGGGCAGGCTGGCGAGGGGTGGTGGCAATGCTTGGGATGTGCTAGCTGAGCACTGTGTGCCAAGTTGGCTGCCAAGTTTCTCTGGtgtccccaggtgcctctggggGTGTCTGTGCCCTTGCCAATGTCCTGGGGGATGCACTGTGCCAGCTGGATCACTTGTGCCGtgagggctgctggcaggaggcccGTGACCTGCAGCACCGGCTCATTGAGCCCAACATGGCGGTGAGCAGGCGGCACCCTTGGCTTGCGGGATGGGATTCCTGTACCATGGCAGAACTGTGGAACAAGAAAGGATGGAGAACCTTGGGGGTGGGCTGACGGGGTCAGAAtggcacagcacccagctggtGAGATGAGCCAGATGggaggcagcaaagaaatgtcatCCCTGCTATGCCAGGAACCACATGTCTACTGGCAGTgggtgcctgcctgctgctccacaggagcctcTGCTGACTATTTATAAGTAGTGATGGGACAAagggctgctcctccccagagtCCCTCACCCCACTGCAGATACTTTTcggggggggctgcagccaccCTGCGCCCTGCTCAGCCTTGCAGCCCCACATGGCGCTGGCACAGGAGCTCAGGtagcaggctgctctctcaATGGAGTCGGCATGCCTTCgcaccctgcctcctgcaggtcACCCGCCGCTTCGGGATCCCAGGGTTGAAGAAggccatggaatggtttggctaCTATGGAGGACCCTGCCGCACACCTCTGGCACCACTGAGCCCTGCCCAGGTTGAGGAGCTGAGGAGCACCTTCAGCACCAATGGCTGGTTGTGAAGGGTTTCTCCTACAGCATAGAAAGGTGCCAGAGCCAGCGACTCCAGAGATAGGGGacgtggcaggaacactgggaTGTTGCCAGGAGAAAGCCACCCACCTTGCTCCTTCCTGCTGGACAGTGATGCCTTAGGCAGAGCAAGTGGGGTGGACATCCAGCATCCCCCTGTCACCCCTGTGTTCCCttgcctgggcacacagctaCTTTCAACAGCTTccagggtgctgctgtccccacctGGGAAGGGATGGATGCCCatgctgtgagccagcaataAACCTGCTGCCCTCTACTCTGTGTTTCCAGTCCTGCCCACATAAGCAAGCACCACCCAGTCCTGGCTCCCAGCAAGAAGGACATAGCCCAGGCGTTTGGCAATGTGGTTTACTCAGCTGAGGCCTGTGCAGGCGGCAGCACAAGGCAGGGTCATGGCAAGGCACAGATAGGACTGGTGTGGGCACATGGGACATGCCCACCCTGTAGCCCACCACTGAGctgtgagggctgccaggacccccatgctgcagccagccagcccaCACTAGGCTGAACGTGGGCACACAGGGCAGATTGAAGGACACGTGCAGGGGGCAAAGAGCTGTGtggctcctgtcccttgccactcCCCTATCCatgcctgccctgctcaggccccCTGCCCCGCTCAggctccctgccccagccctggcatctcccacagccctgctcatgCCCCTCATCCCAGACTCCAGCCAGCCAACCCTGCTCCTTGCCTGCCATCCTTCATGCTTTCCCTCAGTGTGCAGCAGACAAGGGTCAGGCTGGGCATCCCCTGGTTTCCCTTGGTTGGAATACTGCTGCAGTTGTCCCCGAGGCAGAAGATGGATGGCATTGGCACAAGGATGAGAGGAACACAGCCCATCAGCTGGCTTCAAGAGCAGGCTTGAGGCACAATGCTACCCTGTCCAGGAAATATGGGGGTCTGGCCAATCATGCAGAGCTGAAGGTGCAGGCCACAGGGTGCCTGAGGTCGCCACCCTACCTTGGACCAGGGTAGCCAAAAGGGCCAGGAGTTGCCCCTCCATGGGCATGTggtccagccagcagctcctaGCCAAGGCATCCTGACAGTGGGGCCAGGGCCCAGCCCCAGTCCCTACACCCCTGCTCcatcctctgcagcaggctaGCAGCGCTGGTggtccacagccttcctgaggggcagaggggccaagccctggccacactgttccctcactgctccagcaggtgcCAGGGCTATAACCAGAGAGAGAAGGCACCATGGCTGCCCCGGGGCACTTGAGTGGAGGGCAGAAGGCCCTGTCCCCCCCAGTAGGGGCAGTTTTGGCAGGGGGAACGTGgtaaggagggagggaaggggggcaCACAGCAGTGCCACATCCCTTCTCTGAGGATGGCAGGGCCAGCCAGTACCCAGTGACTGCCACGACAGGAGGGGACACGAGACACCGTCACGCTGTCAGGTTGTGGGCAGACTTGGAGGCACCCTGGGCCCTCTGGATGATGGCTGGGCACTTCTCCCGCCGCAACAGCTTGTTGTTCTCAAAGAAGCCCTCGTTGCGGGGCACCCCGTGGGAGCCATCCGGGAAGGTCAAGAGACctgaagaggaaagagaagggcTAAGAGTGaaggagcaggggagcagggagcagcacccAACAGGGCTGGAGGGCCAGAGCAGGAGGTGCTTGATGGGGTCACGCTGGGTTGGAGCCGCagggggctgtggctgcccgcaccgtgctgctgggcactcacCAAAGCCATACACACGCCCGCCTTTGAACTCGCCCTCGAAGGTCATGTTGTCGCAGCGAGTGAACACGCCTACACCGTTGAACTTGCCCTGCACAAACTCCCCCTCGTACCTGCGTGGGAGGAAGCTCTGAGGCagcaaccccccctgcagcaaGTGGGGATGCCTGGGAGGGTTTGTACAGGAGTGCCACACTCACCTGGAGCCATCGGAGAAGGTAAGCACACCACAGCCGTGGAAAAGCCCGTTCTCAAAGTGCCCCACGTAagtggtgccatcagcaaatgTCAGCTGCCCAACGCCGTGCCTGCGACCTAGGCAAGGGCAGAAACGGACAGCACTGGACCGATGGAGGCAGGTACTACCCTGGCACGGCGCTGGACGGGGATGTGGTGCTGCTTGGCCctgagcaccagcagcaccatccCTTCCTGTCCTGTCTCACCTTCCTTCCACTCGCCGCGGTACTCCTCCCCGTTGGAGTAGGTGAAGGAGCCTTTGGTGAGCGTCATGGCGACAGTCTCCGTCAGCACAGGGCAAGAGCTGGCAGACAGAGATGTGGAGGGTGACTGCTGGGTGAGGGTAACAGcctgggttgcccagaggaTCGAAGTCCCCTCAGCTCTTAGAAGGGCATGTATTTGCCTTGGAGACAGCTATGCTACTGCATGCCACAGATGAGGTGACCTCAGGAGCACATTTGTCCAGCCCTGTCCTTGAAaccccagctgctgggctcgAGTTGCTGCACGTCCTGCTGTAGGGCTCTGAGTGATGTGAGCCCATGGGTCACAGCCCCAGGAAATGTGAGCGAGAGGCAGGCAGATGAgcatggcaggagctggctgcctcctgcctccagcacaCTTCCATGACAGGACTCGAGGAGTCTGGCACCATGGTAGACTCAGGCCAGTGCCCACCCTCAGCTCCACTAGGGCAGACCCACAAGGAAACAGAAATTTTGGAGAGAAGACGCTTGCTTTTCATGGGAGAGAGCAGAGTCTTCAGCTCTGTCGTCGAGGATGGGCAGACCAGGCTCACTCCACAGGGATGGACTGGCCACTCCTAAGAGGGACAGAAGACCCTGGGGCTCCAGGGCCTTGCTTCAACTACTGGGGGTTTTCAAACTTGCCTGTTGATACAGCAGGTGTcccccagagccctgcacacccccctgagctctccccagcacaCAGAGGAAGGCATCAGCATGGAGATAgtgctgtggctgggctggTCACTGCCTCTCCAGGGTTTCCTGAAACAGCTCAGTGCCTGTGACACTGCCCTTCCAGAGAGAGTACTGCTACTCACACAAGCCTGCCTCTCTGGAAAGATGAGTGCCGAGACATGCTAACCAGACAGATGCTGAACCTGGCCACACCACAAGGAATTGGCAAGGGcattgtgtccagagaagaaatgCCCCTAGCCAAGCCAAACAATGACTGAACAACGCTCTCTGCTGATGGTAGAGACCAGGAACTCAGAGCCAGGTTCCAGCCTGCAACCTGCCTAGGACTTCTGGGGATCCCTCCAGCAGTGCCAGTAGAAGAGGTTGCTGCCAAGGACTGCTAACACTCGAGGAAGGGAGGGGTCCCTCCACTAGCACACTGTGCCTGGACATGAAACTTCATCTGAGGGACGGGCAGGATTGGTTCTGTAAGCAacccagcatgggcagcagctggatgtCCCCCCACTGACAGCAGAGCCACGCTGTGCACAGAggtgcacacagcacagcctgagctgagcGCACCTCCACCCTAAGACCACGATCTGCTTAGCCACACAGCCACAGGCTGGAGCCACGAACAGCGGGCCACGCAAGTCCCAGCTGGGCCACATGCCACTGGGCAACGCATACACACCCTGCCCGGGCCACACACTTACCGGGGACGTATGCACACTGCATCGGGGTAGCGTGCCCAGAGATGCTGTCTACAGCCACGGTTACGCACAACTCGCTGTGTTCATGCACCCACGGGGACACCCTACGATGTCCATTCACCCACGGCTGATGCACCCACATCCCACTGTGTCCATGCACGCTCCACCGGATCCATGCACCCACGACTGATGCACCCACGCCCCGCTGTGTCCATGCACACACGGCTGATACATGCATGCTCCAAGTCCATGCACCCAGCGGCGGTCACACCCGCCCCAATGGGACACGCGTGGCGATGCCCGCAGGCCCGGGGGCCGGTTGGCTGACTAGGGGCGGTGCAGGCAGGCCGGACCGGGCGGCGCAGGGACCCACTGCCCGCGCTCACCTGGCTCGGCGCTCGCTGCCCGCACCACTCCCCACCGGTGTCCCGCTGAGGGGCGGTGGCACGGCTACTACCCCTGCCAGTCCCCCTACCCGCCGGGCACTGCCACGCCGCCAGTGTCCATACCCACCCACCATTGGCTGTTTCCATGACAACCACTAGCAACGCGCCTGTTCATTGGTCAGCTTCGCAACGCGTCCTCGCCAGTCGCCATCTTTGCGTGGGGCAGTCGGTCCCCTTCCTGGGTGTGTCCGGCACAGTGGCAGCCAGCCCGCCCTGCCGCCATCTTTGCGAAGGGCAGAAGCGGGGGGGCGTTGCCACTCCCCAGCGGGCATCTTTGTGTGGGGCACTGCCATAAGTCCCCGCGACGGGGCCGTGGGACCGGCGGACTCGTTTGGCCCTCACAGCCGGACGGTGTGAGACTCTCCAGGCCCGCTACATGCGCCTCTACGGCTGTGGCAGCTCCGGACAGTTACCGTGCCCCCGGCCCGGGCTCGGCGTGTGGGGCGGGGCAGCCAGCAGGGCGCGGTGACGCGAGCGGAAGCGGCGGGCGCGggcggcgcggcggggccgggtGGGCGCGATGGACGAGACGAGCCCGCTGGTGTCGCCGGAGCGGGCGCAGGCCCCCGATTACGGGCTGCCAGGGGGTGCCGTACGTACCCTGCCGCCagccgccccgccgccgccgccaccttCTCCTCCCGGCTCTCCCGGCGGTCGAGACCGAGAGCGGCAGCCGTTGCTAGAGCGCGGGGCCCGGGgcccggcggcggcagcagcgcaGGCCCAGGCGCAGGCCCAGGCGGCAGCGCAGGCACAGGCccaggcagcggcggcggcgcagcGAGAGCGTAATGACTTCCCGGAGGACCCCGAGTTCGCCGAGGTGGTGCGACGGGCCGAGCTGGCCAGCGAACGCGGCATCTTCCCCGAGCGCATCTCGCAGGGCTCCAGCGGCAGCTACTTCGTCAAGGACCCGCAGGGGGTGAGCTGGCCCCGTGTGCTCGCCCCGGGGGTGGCTGGCTGCTCCCCGTCGCCCCCCGAGGACTGTGGGCCGAGCAGcgctggccaggaggagggcGCGCCCGCGGGGAACTGCTGGCGCTGGCCAGTGGGCGCTGAGAGGAGCGGCTAGAGTCGCCTTTAAGGCTTCTCTGGTGAGAAGTGCAGTGCGACAATCAGCAGGAGTGGGGAACAGCAGTGTTCTAGCACTGCTTCAGCTTCTGTGGCTGCCGTGTCCTCACGACAGGGAAGGGTCGTCCTCTCTCCTAAGTTGTGCATCAGCATTTCTTGACTGCAGTGACTCTAGCCCTAGGCCTCTGACTCTGAGAGCTGAGGGTTTTTATGGGCCATGAAATGTTTTCTCTGTGGCTGCACACTGAGGCAAAGTAAGCGTGTAGCTGGTCCTTGTAGAAATCTGCAGGCTCAGCTGTGTAGCAGCTGCCTCCACACCATTGACAGGATGTGTGCATAGCACAGGGTGGCTTGTCTTGTGacctgcagcacccagagcaatTACTGGAGTTGCTGCTGTTTCCTGTGACTCCTTCACTGCCTGTATTGTGGGATGCTTCGTGGGAAATGGGACTGGACTAGCTTGGCTCTGCTATGTCCTAGTTTTCTTGCCCTGGGTTGGGCCTGGTAGCTGTGACAGGCAAGTCTTGGCTGTGCTGTCAGGCTGTGGGGCAATACacacttcctcctgctgtcccctGCTGTTGCCCAATGTGAGATATGGTGTCATGAGAGTGGGCAGCTGGACAAGCTGTCTGAGGGTGGCAATGCTTCCAGGCTGTAGGAGACTCCAGCTCAGCAAGGGCTGGTGGAGGATGTGTGCGAGGAACACAAGTCTGTGTACTGTAGTCTGGGTCACCTGGCAGTTTCCCCAGACCACCCTGCTATCAGCAAATGTGGTGTGTGTCTGATTTGTGGCTTGCTTCTCAGGGTCACCAAAACCTCCCCAATGCCAGCATGGGAGGGAGTGCAGTGCATTGCTGTGATGAGCAGGTTAGGACAGAGGGTAAGGGAATCAGGGGAAACCTTTTCTCTTGTGCTCACAGAGAATGTCAGGGCCTGAGCTGTCCCAGGTAGGATGTGCTCAAGTGACTCTGCTTAGCCAAAGTGCTGGTTGTGGCTTGGGGCTGGCCTggctccctctgccctgctgatggTGCCAGACAGACTTGTTTTCCCTGCCAGTGCTACTCCCAGCACAGGTCTTTCTGGAGGGGAATGTTGTGTTGTCAGGCCTCTGACCTTCACTGCTGTgctgtccctgcctggctgGACCTTGCTCTACTGGTCTGACTTCACAGACTACAGGGCGCTGTGCTGCCAGACCTCTTGCAGGCT includes:
- the HOGA1 gene encoding 4-hydroxy-2-oxoglutarate aldolase, mitochondrial, which gives rise to MALSTRLTSPLRRALAALHWAASGQCRRLSTPPGPGHTHDLRGIFPPLATPFSPMQEVDYVQLEGNLHRYASIPFRGLVVLGSNGEYPYLAPLERLDVVRCVRQALPKDRLLLAGSGCESTQATIKLTVSMAEAGADVALVVTPCYYRGAMTSTALVQHYTEVADASPIPVVLYSVPANTGLDLPLEAVFILAQHPNIMGIKDSGGDISRMGLMVHKTQQEDFQVLAGSASFLLASYALGASGGVCALANVLGDALCQLDHLCREGCWQEARDLQHRLIEPNMAVTRRFGIPGLKKAMEWFGYYGGPCRTPLAPLSPAQVEELRSTFSTNGWL
- the MORN4 gene encoding MORN repeat-containing protein 4; protein product: MTLTKGSFTYSNGEEYRGEWKEGRRHGVGQLTFADGTTYVGHFENGLFHGCGVLTFSDGSRYEGEFVQGKFNGVGVFTRCDNMTFEGEFKGGRVYGFGLLTFPDGSHGVPRNEGFFENNKLLRREKCPAIIQRAQGASKSAHNLTA